The following coding sequences lie in one Panicum virgatum strain AP13 chromosome 6N, P.virgatum_v5, whole genome shotgun sequence genomic window:
- the LOC120678025 gene encoding uncharacterized protein LOC120678025 encodes MGSPGKPPIFDGTDYDYWKVRRYEVNSKAYNALIACLARPEFDRVSDLLSAREIWARLANFHEGTNHVKSRLYETHRWEYENFTQLLGESIDTLFSRFQSIVNKVRANQPQGTQTYFDHEKAMKLLYALDRKVWEVKVQTIIVCWL; translated from the exons ATGGGTTCTCCCGGCAAACCCCCAATTTTCGATGGAACCGATTAtgactattggaag GTCAGGAGATATGAGGTCAATAGCAAGGCGTACAACGCTCTTATCGCTTGTCTCGCTCGTCCTGAGTTCGATCGTGTCAGCGATCTTCTCTCAGCCCGGGAGATTTGGGCACGGTTGGCCAATTTCCATGAGGGAACCAACCATGTCAAGTCTAGGCTGTATGAGACTCACCGGTGGGAATATGAGAACTTTACTCAGTTGCTGGGTGAGAGCATCGACACCTTGTTCAGTCGTttccaatcgattgtgaacaaggtgcgtGCGAACCAGCCACAGGGCACCCAGACCTACTTCGATCATGAGAAGGCTATGAAGCTTCTCTACGCTCTTGATCGCAAGGTCTGGGAGGTGAAGGTCCAGACTATCatagtctgctggctatga